The DNA sequence GAGCAGGTAGCGGTCAATGCAGCGGAGCTCCTCGGCAAGGGTGGTGAAGTCCCCGTGCCGCCGGAATGAGTAGCGGGTGAAGTCCGCGAACTCGACCACCAGCTCCCTGGCCCGCTCCGGATCGGTGTTGATGAAGGATGCGATGGCGTTGAGCGAGTTGTAGATGAAATGCGGGCTGATCTGGGCGCGCAGCGCCCGGACTTCCGCTTCCATCAGCAGCGTGCGGGAGGCGTCCAGCTCGGCAAGTTCCACCTGGACCGCGACCCAGTCGGCCACTTCCCCCGTTGCCCTGACCAGGCCTGCCCCCGCGGAAGGGGCGAAAGCTGCCACCGCGCCCACCACCCGGGTGCCCGAGCGCACCGGGGCGATGACCCCGGCAAGGTGGCCGCCGGTTCCGTCTGCACCGGCGGAGAGAACTGCTGTCCGGCCGGACGCCAGGACATCCGCTGCGAGTTCCATCAGGCGTGGCCTGATGTCCTCGGCACCGCCGTCCCAGGCCAGGACACCGTTGGTATCCGTGATGGCCAGGGCATCGCAGGCCAGCAGGGCCCGCAGCTGGCGGCTGGCTTTCGCGGCGCCCGCCGGGTTCAGCCCGCGGCGCAGGTGCTGCCCGGCCTGGGAGGCAGCGTGGAGCGTGTGGTACGTGGCGCGTTCTGCGTCAGTGCCCAGCTCACGGAAGGAGCGGAGCACCTTCAGGCCCACGCCGACGACGACGGTAATGGCCATGGCGATCACCGCAACGGCCGCGGCGGTGAGGAGGGGGGAGTCCGGCATGGTGCCCAGCGTAGCGGCGGGTGCCGCTTGCCGCAGCATCGCAACCGTTGAGCGACAGTGGGCGGTGAAGTGCTGGAACACAGCGGCGCGCGGGCGGCAAAGTGATTGGTGTCACATCTGCGGTGCCCCTGCGTGGTGCTGTCGGCCAGGCCCCCTGTCCAGCAGTCCGGGGCCCTCCGCCCGGTGTGTTCCGGCAACTCAATGAGGAGGAACGATGGGTAATGATGCCCATACTCCGGACGCAGCGGCGTCCGTGGACTTTGAACAAGTCCAGTCGACCGGGCAGTTCCAGGAATTGCGCAAGCGTCACCGCAGCTTTGTCTTCCCCATGGCAGTGGCCTTCCTGCTGTGGTACTTCGCCTATGTGCTGCTCGCCGACTACGCGGTGGGATTCATGTCCACCAAAGTCTGGGGCAACATCAACATCGGCCTGATCCTGGGCCTGCTCCAGTTCGTCTCGACCTTCGCCATCACCGGCTGGTACGTGCACTACTCCAACAAGCGGCTGGACCCCATCGCCACCGAGATCAGGCACGAAATCGAGGGGCACGAATTCGATAAGAACGGAAACCGAGTGGGCGGAGCCAACAAATGATCGCAATTCCCGCCGCGGTGGATGTCGCCGCCCTCAAGGACACC is a window from the Arthrobacter sp. NicSoilC5 genome containing:
- a CDS encoding histidine kinase; translation: MPDSPLLTAAAVAVIAMAITVVVGVGLKVLRSFRELGTDAERATYHTLHAASQAGQHLRRGLNPAGAAKASRQLRALLACDALAITDTNGVLAWDGGAEDIRPRLMELAADVLASGRTAVLSAGADGTGGHLAGVIAPVRSGTRVVGAVAAFAPSAGAGLVRATGEVADWVAVQVELAELDASRTLLMEAEVRALRAQISPHFIYNSLNAIASFINTDPERARELVVEFADFTRYSFRRHGDFTTLAEELRCIDRYLLLERARFGERVQVSLRIAPEVLGTVIPFLSLQPLVENAVRHGLEAKAGPGHISITAEDAGAFAEVTIEDDGVGMDPEHLRSVLAGHTDGDHVGLRNVDARLRQVYGNDHGLVVETAPGEGTLITMRVPKSQPGHDA
- a CDS encoding DUF485 domain-containing protein translates to MGNDAHTPDAAASVDFEQVQSTGQFQELRKRHRSFVFPMAVAFLLWYFAYVLLADYAVGFMSTKVWGNINIGLILGLLQFVSTFAITGWYVHYSNKRLDPIATEIRHEIEGHEFDKNGNRVGGANK